The following are from one region of the Candidatus Rokuibacteriota bacterium genome:
- a CDS encoding Os1348 family NHLP clan protein: MSRYEVNVLLYRLKKDPAFRARFRDDAAGALTAAELSDEEREAFVRWHSRRLNELGGSLHLLISIPGLGGH; the protein is encoded by the coding sequence ATGAGCCGTTACGAGGTCAACGTCCTCCTCTACCGCCTCAAGAAGGACCCGGCCTTCCGCGCCCGCTTCCGCGACGACGCCGCGGGGGCGCTGACCGCCGCCGAGCTAAGTGACGAGGAGCGGGAGGCGTTCGTCCGCTGGCACTCGCGGCGGCTGAACGAGCTGGGCGGCTCGCTCCACCTGCTGATCTCCATCCCAGGTCTCGGCGGCCACTAA
- a CDS encoding winged helix-turn-helix domain-containing protein: MIAQRFDRRPVDQLDPENWWDDSDGEILDCLREHGSATVNELSEELGLSEGATTAFLAMLAREGRVRIVQVELVA, translated from the coding sequence ATGATCGCGCAACGCTTCGACCGCAGACCGGTAGACCAGCTGGACCCCGAGAACTGGTGGGACGACAGCGACGGCGAGATCCTCGACTGCCTGAGGGAGCACGGCTCCGCGACCGTGAACGAGCTCAGCGAGGAACTGGGCCTCTCCGAGGGGGCGACGACCGCCTTCCTCGCCATGCTCGCCCGCGAAGGCCGGGTGAGGATCGTCCAGGTCGAGCTGGTGGCCTGA
- a CDS encoding putative quinol monooxygenase — MLAIWVKARIKPGERQRFLKAIEVDALGSEGDEPGCLRFNVLQDVKDPNVYYFYEVYKDEAALEAHRATPHYAIWKAVADTLDGPTEPTRCQTVFPAARAYWGK; from the coding sequence ATGCTGGCGATCTGGGTGAAGGCGCGCATCAAGCCGGGGGAGCGGCAGCGCTTCCTGAAGGCGATCGAAGTGGACGCGCTCGGCTCCGAGGGGGACGAGCCCGGGTGTCTCCGCTTCAACGTCCTCCAGGACGTGAAGGACCCGAACGTCTACTACTTCTACGAGGTCTACAAAGACGAGGCCGCGCTCGAAGCCCATCGCGCCACGCCGCACTACGCCATCTGGAAGGCCGTCGCCGACACGCTGGACGGGCCGACCGAGCCGACCCGCTGCCAGACCGTGTTCCCGGCGGCGCGCGCGTACTGGGGCAAGTAA
- a CDS encoding Lin0512 family protein, with the protein MSAWRWSVTAKASVLEFGMGVDVHGRDATKAACRAVSDAIRHSSLPLLQEVRERGGKMLVDVTVAVPDPGSVNIDIVRRELPHGEVTVRAVSGGLSVPGADTIIACAAITVSIEYPEASHGVRAETLPASRRRGERRGEG; encoded by the coding sequence ATGTCCGCCTGGAGGTGGAGCGTGACGGCAAAAGCGTCTGTCCTCGAGTTCGGCATGGGCGTGGACGTTCACGGTCGGGACGCCACGAAGGCCGCCTGCCGCGCGGTATCGGACGCGATCCGGCATTCGAGCCTGCCGCTGCTCCAGGAGGTGCGGGAGCGCGGCGGGAAGATGCTGGTCGACGTCACCGTTGCGGTTCCCGACCCGGGGTCCGTCAATATCGATATAGTCCGGCGCGAGCTTCCTCACGGCGAGGTGACGGTCCGCGCGGTCAGCGGAGGCTTGAGCGTGCCCGGCGCGGACACGATCATCGCGTGCGCGGCCATCACCGTCAGCATCGAGTACCCGGAGGCGTCACATGGAGTTCGAGCCGAGACGCTCCCTGCGAGCCGCAGGCGAGGCGAGCGGCGAGGGGAGGGCTGA
- a CDS encoding LLM class flavin-dependent oxidoreductase yields the protein MDIGVFDHLDRRDVPLAEFYESRLRLLETYDAAGFYSYHLAEHHATPLGLAPSPGIFLAAATQRTRRIRLGPCVYCLPLYDPLRLIEEVCMLDQLSRGRFDFGVGRGIVPYEMAYFNLHHLETEEIYQEALEVILQGLQSEVLDHRGPRYTYRKVPMVLRPFQQPHPPLWYGLSHAAGAEWAATNRVHVLTNGPSEVSAPLFERYREVWERKHGGAGMPKLGISRHIVVAPTDAQAEALVRPSYAAWYANLTKLWRDFGSVPIRFARDFDEARQRGVAIAGTPARVREEIERQVAASRCTYFVCRLMFGVMSETEAAASIGLFSTEVMPHLTALCPPGGGA from the coding sequence ATGGATATAGGCGTCTTCGACCATCTCGACCGGCGGGACGTGCCGCTCGCCGAGTTCTACGAGAGCCGGCTGCGCCTGCTCGAGACGTACGACGCGGCCGGCTTCTACTCCTACCACTTGGCCGAGCACCACGCGACTCCACTGGGGCTGGCGCCCTCTCCGGGCATCTTCCTCGCGGCCGCCACCCAGCGCACTCGGCGCATCCGTCTCGGTCCCTGCGTGTACTGCCTGCCGCTCTACGACCCGCTCCGGCTGATCGAAGAAGTCTGCATGCTGGACCAGCTCTCGCGGGGGCGCTTCGACTTCGGCGTGGGACGCGGGATCGTTCCCTACGAGATGGCGTACTTCAATCTGCACCACCTCGAGACCGAGGAGATCTACCAGGAGGCGCTCGAGGTCATCCTGCAGGGGCTTCAGAGCGAGGTGCTCGACCACCGCGGGCCGCGCTACACCTACCGGAAGGTGCCCATGGTCCTCCGGCCGTTCCAGCAGCCGCACCCGCCGCTCTGGTACGGCCTGAGCCACGCTGCCGGCGCGGAGTGGGCGGCGACCAACCGCGTCCACGTCCTCACCAACGGCCCGAGCGAGGTGTCGGCGCCGCTCTTCGAGCGCTACCGAGAGGTCTGGGAGCGCAAGCACGGCGGCGCAGGCATGCCCAAGCTCGGCATCTCGCGCCACATCGTCGTCGCGCCCACCGACGCGCAGGCCGAGGCGCTGGTGCGGCCGAGCTACGCCGCGTGGTACGCGAACCTGACCAAGCTCTGGCGCGACTTCGGCTCCGTCCCCATCCGCTTCGCCCGGGACTTCGACGAGGCGCGCCAGCGTGGCGTCGCCATCGCGGGCACCCCCGCGCGGGTACGCGAGGAGATCGAGCGCCAGGTCGCCGCGAGCCGCTGCACCTACTTCGTCTGCCGGCTGATGTTCGGCGTGATGAGCGAGACGGAGGCCGCGGCGTCCATCGGCCTCTTCAGCACCGAGGTCATGCCGCATCTCACCGCGCTATGTCCGCCTGGAGGTGGAGCGTGA
- a CDS encoding VOC family protein yields the protein MTTGIGLKRLQHLVLWVSDVDRSVRFYHDVLGFEVKRRYPNAAFLRIPGSADDHNLGLFEQPGIPRPDEHTARMYHSAWEVGEITDLVRARLGLAEAGALVGSSDHGVSLSLYAKDPDGLEFEIFWTVPGGTSVGTRALDLEAEVARWTTQGV from the coding sequence ATGACCACCGGCATCGGTCTCAAGCGCTTGCAGCACCTCGTGCTGTGGGTCTCCGACGTCGATCGGAGCGTTCGGTTCTATCACGACGTCCTGGGCTTCGAGGTGAAGCGGCGGTATCCCAACGCGGCCTTCCTGAGGATTCCCGGCAGCGCCGACGACCACAACCTGGGTCTCTTCGAGCAGCCGGGGATCCCGAGACCCGACGAGCACACGGCACGCATGTACCATTCGGCGTGGGAGGTCGGGGAGATCACCGATCTGGTCCGGGCGCGGCTGGGGCTCGCCGAGGCGGGCGCGCTGGTCGGTTCGTCGGATCACGGCGTGAGCCTGTCGCTGTACGCCAAGGACCCTGACGGCCTCGAGTTCGAGATCTTCTGGACGGTGCCGGGAGGCACTTCTGTCGGGACCAGGGCGCTGGACCTCGAAGCCGAGGTCGCCCGGTGGACTACGCAGGGCGTCTGA